ACCACAGAACATACTATGGTACATCATAACTTAGCAGGACTGATTTGCAGGACGCTTTTCAGGGTTGGCTGTCTTAAATGATGTGCTCATTATAGACTGCAGAACCCCCTTTGTAAATGTTCACTTGTTTCCCCAGGACAAACAAATAGAACTGATTGGCACACACACACTGTGAATACTTCCCCTTTTGGGAAACTCCCCTTCTGAAGATGATGCCAACTAACTGCCATTTGCACCCACTTCCTCCCAGTTCTCACACACTGGATGGAGTTGTAGCTTGGATAATCTTCTAGGCAACAAATAATGTTACCTCCATTCTGTGTGCTCTTCCTGACTCATGAGGCTGAACTTTAATTGCCTACTAGTCTATGAAATGCTTATTTGTACCCTTGGTCTAATTTCTACCTGGCTATTCATTCTCCATATTCATTTCTAAGGGATCCTTTATTAATGGGGATATCAACCTTTATCTTTTGTGGCTCTGCTTAGCACTTACCTTTCTTTATTCATTCGTTTTTTTTGGGTTGAGGCCacaccagaaatgctcagggcttcctcctgactgcactcaggaatcactcctggtagagctcaagggaccatatgtggttccagggatcaaacctgggtcagctaagagcaaggcaaaagccctatcctcTATACTCTGGCCTCAATCACTTATCTTTTAACTTTGTTCAAGGTTcttttggttaaataaaatatagcttaCCAACTTTTTAGTTCaaagtatatagatatataaaacataGCACAATGGTGATAAGGGAGCAGAAGCTGGTATGCAGGCTCCAGAGCCACTGTAGATCATATGCAGCTCCTCTGAGGATATAAAATCCTGGTATCCCCATAATCTAGTCTTGTCACATTTATTGCGAAACTATAATATGCAACTATTTGTGATCCCCAATCTTGTATACAACGACTTAATGGCAGAAATTGGAAAATGCAAAGCATTTAgaataattctctctctctctctctctctctctctctctctctctctctcactctctctctctctctctgtatgtaTGTTAGTTTGagtcatactcagtgatgctaagAACtgtctcctggctttgcattcagcaaTTGCTTGTGGCTGTCCTccgaagaccatatgtggtgctggggatctgacCTGAGTCGACTCTGTGCAAGGCCTaatccttacccattgtactatctctccagctctagaataaaattttttttctggaacccCAGAATGTGCTTGTCTGAGACTGGCAAGCTGCTCCTTACCTATCCTCCTGGGTGCGGGGCTCAACCCCCTGCTGACGCTGGATGTGCGCCATCTCATCTCCTTGTCGCTGCTTCCTCTTGTCCCGGATGCTCAGGCAGATGGAGAGCAGAAGCAGCATCACTCCCGCCCCGACCAGCACGTAGGCCACAGAGAAAGTCTTGCTCTTGAGAATGCCACTGCCAATCTCCGTCTTATTGTTCCCCTGTGTTGTTGGCTTCTCAGTGGAGCCGAACCCAGGTACCAGATTCCACATGGCCATGATAACCCCAAGGACCAGCATCCCCAGGCCTATGGCAGTCAGTGCATAGTGTGAGCCGTTGGCCTTGGACTGGGCCATCTTACAGGTAGGGATGGGGCACAGCccaattcaaagaaagaaaataaattaaagcagcAGGAGCAACAAATCCTTAATTGTACTCAACAAATCCCATAGTGCCGAGCTTGTAGAAGAACatcagccagactctggaaggcTTCGTGCAAATGTAAGGCATCTTGGATGTACAGCTGGGgccaacaggtctgaaaaagaaGCAGAGAAGAGAAAGCAAAATTAGTCTGGATTCAAGTTGCTTTTGCGAACACAGCAGCTGCAGCTTGGAAGGAGCTGAGAAGTGCTGAGCTCCAGCAggaacttgccttccatgcattcCAAATGTCTTATGTCCTGCCACTCCTTCTGGGAGACTGCAAAAGGCAGGCTGATCCGCCTACCCCCACCCAAAAAGGGAAAGTCAGACCTTCTCCTGCTGGAGACTGGAAAAGTCAAGAGAGCAGGTCTCTAAAGCATTCTGGAATTGCTACAGAAAGCCTAGCTTTCTCTGGATACTAATTGCAGAAACAGTGAGCCATGGCATGGGTGTATAAGTGATCTACAGAGGTCATCATATCTCATGGATGACAGGCATCCATCTATGTTAATCCCAGTCTGGACAGCCTTCTACATTCTGCAGTCTGCTCACCACCCTCAATAGTTCCCCATATCCTGCAACAGAAAATTCAGGCTCCTTAGAATCTTGTTTATGGCTGATTTCCTTGACCCTGCCTCTCTGTCTTCCATCCTGCCCTTCCTAGTACCTGCCTCCAGTATTTCTCCTTTAACCAGCTCAGCTACCTCTTCTCAGTGCTCCCCCAACAAGTACTGTGACAAGTTTTCCCCTTCCCAGGACTAACTTAACTCTTCCTTATCTCTTAGCTTGAAACATAGCAGGTCTCAAAACTTGCCCATTGAATCAGTGGAATGAAACTGCGTCACCTTCTTTTTTAGCAATAGAgagttttccttttcttcaaggTACAGAAGCAAATGGCAAATGAGACTAGAACTTAGGGGGCCAGGGGCTCTATGTTTATGCAACCAGATGTAGTGATCAAGTTCCTCATGCACAATGGC
The Suncus etruscus isolate mSunEtr1 chromosome 4, mSunEtr1.pri.cur, whole genome shotgun sequence genome window above contains:
- the TMEM51 gene encoding transmembrane protein 51 isoform X2 — its product is MAQSKANGSHYALTAIGLGMLVLGVIMAMWNLVPGFGSTEKPTTQGNNKTEIGSGILKSKTFSVAYVLVGAGVMLLLLSICLSIRDKRKQRQGDEMAHIQRQQGVEPRTQEDRRKRRRRRRSPRGTTSPATRK